A DNA window from bacterium contains the following coding sequences:
- a CDS encoding HDOD domain-containing protein, producing the protein MYQPGMVPARLPCWRTCPAGSGRAPSGWPRARRMRATVSTLTQEEVAADIARSIRELEPLPATARELVGLLRRPEASLRPIANLIELDEAIAATVFKAASSAAYSGFGRPASVREAIARLGTARLLDLVLRDYMTRLHTGAPLHDRSEEDLWAHSAAAELAVEAIIAERPRLGLPSLALTAALLHDIGKLVTARHFKASCQEVLDRAATQGCTFVEAERRLFGTDHALVGAAIGREWGFPDELVDAIARHHETPLTTATPVLDAVVVANLIAKTLSVDLGAEGLNFALEAPSAARLGLDYPAFARVCLRTEEWLVALLSSLRRGPEGRSYR; encoded by the coding sequence ATGTACCAGCCCGGGATGGTGCCAGCACGATTGCCGTGCTGGCGGACATGCCCGGCTGGATCTGGGCGTGCTCCGAGCGGCTGGCCGAGGGCACGCCGCATGAGGGCGACCGTGAGCACCCTAACCCAGGAAGAAGTCGCGGCCGACATCGCCCGCAGCATCCGCGAGCTGGAGCCGTTGCCGGCGACCGCCCGCGAGCTGGTCGGTCTGCTGCGCCGGCCCGAGGCCTCCCTGCGGCCGATCGCCAACCTGATCGAGCTCGACGAGGCGATCGCCGCCACCGTGTTCAAGGCCGCGAGCAGCGCGGCCTACAGCGGCTTCGGTCGGCCTGCCTCCGTGCGCGAGGCGATCGCGCGCCTGGGCACTGCACGCCTGCTCGACCTCGTCCTGCGCGATTACATGACCCGCCTGCACACGGGCGCGCCGCTCCACGACCGCAGCGAGGAGGACCTCTGGGCGCACAGCGCCGCCGCCGAGCTGGCCGTGGAGGCGATCATCGCCGAGCGGCCGCGCCTGGGTCTGCCGAGCCTGGCGCTCACCGCGGCGCTCCTGCATGACATCGGCAAGCTGGTGACCGCCCGCCACTTCAAGGCGAGCTGCCAGGAGGTGCTGGACCGCGCGGCGACGCAGGGCTGCACGTTCGTCGAGGCCGAGCGCCGGCTCTTCGGCACCGACCACGCGCTGGTGGGGGCGGCGATCGGGCGCGAGTGGGGCTTCCCCGACGAACTGGTGGACGCCATTGCGCGCCACCACGAGACGCCACTCACGACCGCGACGCCGGTGCTCGACGCCGTCGTCGTCGCCAACCTCATTGCCAAGACGCTCAGCGTTGACCTCGGCGCCGAGGGCCTCAACTTCGCCCTCGAGGCGCCCAGCGCGGCGCGCCTGGGCCTGGACTACCCGGCCTTCGCGCGCGTCTGCCTGCGCACCGAGGAGTGGCTGGTGGCCCTGCTCAGCTCGCTGCGTCGCGGGCCGGAAGGCCGCAGCTACCGCTAG
- a CDS encoding thiol peroxidase, with protein sequence MARFTLRGNPFNTVGELPALGSAAPEFHLVKTDLGELTLDALKGQRVVLNIFPSLDTEVCAASVRRFNAEAAGLKSTAVVCVSMDLPFAHKRFCTTEGLERVIPASDFREGSFGKAYGVRIADGPLAGLLARSVVVLDAAGKVIHSQLVPETVTEPDYAAALAVLT encoded by the coding sequence ATGGCTCGCTTCACCCTCAGGGGCAATCCCTTCAACACCGTCGGTGAGCTGCCAGCCCTCGGCAGCGCCGCTCCCGAGTTCCACCTCGTCAAGACGGACCTCGGGGAGCTCACGCTGGACGCGCTCAAGGGCCAGCGCGTGGTGTTGAACATCTTCCCCAGCCTGGACACCGAGGTCTGCGCGGCGAGCGTGCGCCGCTTCAACGCCGAGGCCGCGGGCCTCAAGAGCACGGCCGTCGTCTGCGTGTCGATGGACCTGCCCTTCGCCCACAAGCGCTTCTGCACGACCGAGGGTCTGGAGCGCGTGATCCCAGCCTCGGACTTCCGCGAAGGCAGCTTCGGCAAGGCCTACGGCGTGCGCATCGCGGACGGCCCGCTGGCCGGTCTGCTCGCCCGCTCGGTGGTGGTGCTGGACGCCGCGGGGAAGGTGATCCACAGCCAGCTCGTACCGGAGACGGTCACCGAGCCGGACTACGCCGCCGCGCTGGCCGTCTTGACCTAG
- a CDS encoding cation transporter — protein MHRESLAAWSHNHSFGQERRRPGESRTWLVIAITAATMLVEIAAGLAFRSMALLADGLHMASHATALGIAAFAYAYTRRHAHDARFSFGTGKVNSLAAFASAVLLALLALLMAGESIRRLLAPVAIAFDQAILVAVVGLLVNGLSLLVLREGIGLLRASARVLLDHQAPAALRERLRAALEADGDSRVSDLHVWAVGPGIHAAAVVLVAGAPRAPADYLARIVPGLGIVHATIEVHRCPDATPVT, from the coding sequence ATGCACCGAGAGTCGCTTGCGGCTTGGAGCCACAACCACAGCTTCGGCCAGGAGCGCCGCCGGCCAGGCGAGTCGCGCACCTGGCTGGTCATCGCGATCACGGCGGCGACGATGCTCGTCGAGATCGCCGCCGGGCTCGCCTTCCGCTCGATGGCCCTGCTCGCCGACGGCTTGCACATGGCCAGCCACGCGACGGCCCTCGGCATCGCGGCCTTCGCCTACGCCTACACGCGCCGTCATGCGCACGACGCCCGCTTCAGCTTCGGCACCGGCAAGGTCAACTCGCTCGCGGCCTTCGCGAGCGCCGTGCTGCTCGCGCTCCTCGCGCTGCTGATGGCGGGCGAGAGCATCCGCCGTCTGCTCGCGCCGGTGGCGATCGCCTTCGATCAGGCGATCCTCGTCGCGGTGGTCGGGCTCCTCGTGAACGGGCTGTCGCTGCTCGTGCTGCGCGAGGGGATCGGCCTGCTGCGCGCCTCGGCGCGCGTGCTCCTCGACCATCAAGCCCCGGCCGCCCTGCGCGAGCGCCTGCGCGCAGCGCTGGAGGCCGACGGCGACAGCCGCGTCAGCGACCTGCACGTCTGGGCCGTCGGGCCAGGGATTCATGCGGCGGCAGTCGTGCTCGTCGCCGGCGCGCCGCGCGCGCCGGCAGACTATCTCGCCCGCATCGTGCCCGGGCTGGGCATCGTGCACGCGACGATCGAAGTGCACCGCTGCCCCGATGCGACGCCGGTCACCTGA
- a CDS encoding sulfite exporter TauE/SafE family protein produces the protein MSELLPHLAVGLTALGAAGLTLYSGFGLGTLLLPVFALFVPVEIAVGATALVHAASNLLKVAVLGRHADRGLVLRFGLPALLAAFAGAAALGSVAHLEPLARYALGPREAQITPVKLAVALLMLAFALFELLPRLRGLRFARRHLVVGGLLSGFFGGFSGHQGALRSAFLVKFELSTPAFVGTNAVIGFLVDLARLGTYAGFVLAGRGGALAPGQWGLVATGALAAFAGILLGRRFLHKVTMSAVQTLTGVLLALIALALGAGLI, from the coding sequence ATGAGCGAGCTCCTGCCCCATCTTGCCGTCGGACTGACCGCGCTCGGCGCCGCCGGGCTCACCCTCTACTCGGGCTTCGGTCTGGGCACCCTGCTGCTGCCGGTCTTCGCCCTCTTCGTGCCGGTCGAAATCGCCGTCGGCGCCACGGCCCTCGTGCACGCGGCGAGCAACCTGCTCAAGGTCGCCGTGCTCGGCCGTCACGCCGATCGCGGCCTCGTCCTGCGCTTCGGCCTGCCCGCGCTCCTCGCCGCCTTCGCCGGCGCCGCGGCTCTCGGCAGCGTCGCACATCTCGAGCCGCTCGCGCGCTATGCGCTGGGCCCGCGCGAGGCGCAGATCACGCCGGTCAAGCTTGCGGTCGCCCTGCTCATGCTGGCCTTCGCGCTCTTCGAGCTGCTGCCCCGCCTGCGCGGCCTGCGCTTCGCGCGACGACACCTCGTCGTGGGTGGCCTACTCTCGGGCTTCTTCGGCGGCTTCTCGGGGCACCAGGGCGCGCTGCGCTCCGCGTTCCTCGTGAAGTTCGAGCTCTCGACGCCGGCCTTCGTCGGCACCAACGCCGTGATCGGCTTCCTCGTCGATCTCGCGCGGCTGGGCACCTACGCCGGCTTCGTGCTCGCTGGGCGCGGCGGCGCGCTTGCGCCCGGCCAGTGGGGACTCGTGGCGACGGGCGCGCTGGCTGCCTTCGCGGGCATCCTGCTCGGCCGGCGCTTCCTGCACAAGGTGACGATGAGCGCCGTGCAGACCCTCACCGGGGTCCTGCTCGCCCTCATCGCCCTGGCGCTGGGCGCCGGGCTGAT